The Castanea sativa cultivar Marrone di Chiusa Pesio chromosome 4, ASM4071231v1 sequence ATCCttaatataaaagataatttaaatttagtcaAAGGTAACACCTGGTCTCCCTATAACTTGCAATTATTACTAGCAGAAccaattcaaaacaaatgtttattttattatcgatTGAATTACTAATATACCTGGTTTTTTCATGTCAGATTGAAGGATATGCCCGTTTGTTGAGGCGTCACCCAGTGGGCACCGAGGACCACAAGGACATTACTGATGTGCTAAATGCAGTGCAGGAGATTGGCCGTGTACAACCTCATATCCCTGAGGCCCCGAATGAGGAGGCAGCTACTCCTGCGGCAGCGCCTACTCAAAGCCCAAGCACAAGCAGAGCTCATGTCGGACGTGGGTCTCGTTCGTCTATTGCTACCCTGAGAGTTGTCCCTACCCCCGATCCCCACCCATCCACCCCAAatccatcccctagccccacGATCCCCTCACCCAtcccacatccatcccctagccccaccATCCCCTCACCCATCTcacatccatcccctagccccaccATCCCCTCACCCAtcccacatccatcccctagccccaccACCATCCCTTCACCCACTCCACATCCATGTCCTGGGTCTGACATCCGTCCACCCACCCCACGGTCATTTCCTGAGCTGTCACCCATTCCTTCCTTCGACCTGGGTCTTGATGTAACCCCTCCTAACATGCACCCGCAGCCACCCTCCCACAGTACATCCACTGGCCCTTCTTCGGGCATT is a genomic window containing:
- the LOC142630486 gene encoding uncharacterized protein LOC142630486, whose product is MPPQHEYFDWYKRVTRRFINVLGARLIIMIEGYARLLRRHPVGTEDHKDITDVLNAVQEIGRVQPHIPEAPNEEAATPAAAPTQSPSTSRAHVGRGSRSSIATLRVVPTPDPHPSTPNPSPSPTIPSPIPHPSPSPTIPSPISHPSPSPTIPSPIPHPSPSPTTIPSPTPHPCPGSDIRPPTPRSFPELSPIPSFDLGLDVTPPNMHPQPPSHSTSTGPSSGIDPPHVHVEQAVGLPAEAGGRPKRIAKAPPCGTGGHKHGHNVGPEASDKGHARPPPHYTRRRKVQKR